CGCCCGCATCACCCTCCCCATCTGGCTCTTCGTCGCCGCCAGCGGCTGGGCGATCTACTACATGCTCTATGGGATGAGCTTCTGATCCATTGCCAGCTCCGAGGGGATTCTTCGAGCCATCGGCGGAAGAGGGCTATACTTCTCGAAAGCCTGACCAAGTTTCTGGCTGAGACTCGTCGAGCCATTGCCGCGAGCCCAGTGCTAGGAAGCCAGTGCTAGGAACCGCTGAGGCCGCAACCAAAGGAAGCCCTATGGCCGATCATGCCCTGACCATCCCCTACTCGGACGATCTCCTCCTCTCGCTCAAGGAGAGTCCCGAGGAATTCGAGACGGAAGCTCGATTGCTTCTGGCGGTCAAGATGTATGAATTGGGGCGCTTGACGACCGGCAGAGCGGCAGAGCTCGCGGGGGTCGGCCGGGTTGAGTTTCTTTTCCTCCTCGAGCGCTTCGGGCTCTCTCCCATGGGCATCGACCCCGACGAGCTGCAGCAAGACCTAGCCAATGCCTGAGGGCGACCGCCACCGAGTCGTGGTGGTCAATTCTACGCCCATCATCACCCTCTCT
This portion of the Acidobacteriota bacterium genome encodes:
- a CDS encoding UPF0175 family protein, translating into MADHALTIPYSDDLLLSLKESPEEFETEARLLLAVKMYELGRLTTGRAAELAGVGRVEFLFLLERFGLSPMGIDPDELQQDLANA